The following proteins come from a genomic window of Solwaraspora sp. WMMA2065:
- a CDS encoding GH1 family beta-glucosidase, with product MTKAASPQTAEFREGSGQLLFPPGFLWGAATAAYQIEGAANVDGRKPSIWDTFSHTPGKVLGGDSGDVACDHYHRYREDVGMMAELGLKSYRFSVSWPRVQPDGSGTANQAGLDFYRRLVDELLAQGIEPWLTLYHWDLPQPLEDAGGWPARDTAARFADYAELVHGALGDRVRYWTTLNEPWCSAFLGYGSGVHAPGITDGADSVRAAHHLMLGHGLAVQAMRAARPDHDFGVTLNLYAVSPETDSAVDVDAARRIDGLANRIFLDPILHGRYPQDVVADLQPVTDLAHVREGDLDVIATPLNVLGINYYSRHVVSGAPVPDAADEPSCWPGSERIRFVTRGLPVTDMGWEVDAPGLVEVLRRVNGEYPEVPIYITENGSAYVDDVVNDKVDDPDRLAYFDAHLRACHEAISHGVPVRGYFAWSLMDNFEWAWGYSKRFGMIHVDYDTQLRIPKSSARWYADVIRRNGLAAQ from the coding sequence GTGACCAAAGCAGCAAGTCCGCAGACCGCCGAGTTCCGCGAAGGCTCCGGGCAGCTACTCTTCCCGCCCGGATTCCTCTGGGGTGCCGCCACCGCGGCGTACCAGATCGAGGGCGCAGCGAACGTCGACGGCCGCAAGCCGTCCATCTGGGACACCTTCAGTCACACCCCGGGCAAGGTGCTCGGCGGGGACAGCGGGGACGTGGCCTGCGACCACTACCACCGTTACCGCGAGGACGTCGGGATGATGGCCGAGCTCGGCCTCAAGTCGTACCGGTTCTCGGTGTCCTGGCCACGGGTGCAGCCCGACGGGTCCGGCACGGCCAACCAGGCCGGGCTGGACTTCTACCGTCGGCTGGTCGACGAACTACTGGCCCAGGGCATCGAGCCGTGGCTGACCCTCTACCACTGGGATCTGCCACAGCCGCTGGAGGACGCCGGCGGGTGGCCGGCCCGGGACACCGCGGCCAGGTTCGCCGACTACGCGGAGCTGGTGCACGGGGCGCTGGGTGACCGGGTGCGGTACTGGACCACGCTCAACGAGCCCTGGTGCTCGGCCTTCCTGGGATACGGCTCGGGCGTGCACGCCCCCGGGATCACCGACGGCGCCGACTCGGTCCGAGCCGCCCACCATCTGATGCTCGGCCACGGTCTGGCGGTGCAGGCGATGCGCGCGGCCCGGCCGGACCACGACTTCGGCGTCACGCTCAACCTGTACGCGGTGTCGCCGGAGACGGACTCGGCGGTCGATGTCGACGCGGCCCGGCGCATCGACGGTCTGGCCAACCGGATCTTCCTGGACCCGATCCTGCACGGGCGCTACCCGCAGGACGTGGTGGCGGACCTGCAACCGGTGACCGATCTGGCCCATGTCCGCGAGGGCGATCTGGATGTCATCGCCACTCCGTTGAACGTTCTCGGCATCAACTACTACAGCCGGCACGTGGTCAGCGGTGCGCCGGTACCGGACGCGGCCGACGAGCCGTCCTGCTGGCCGGGCAGCGAGCGGATCCGATTTGTCACCCGCGGGCTCCCGGTGACCGACATGGGGTGGGAGGTCGACGCTCCTGGCCTGGTGGAGGTGCTGCGCCGGGTCAACGGCGAGTACCCCGAGGTGCCGATCTACATCACAGAGAACGGCTCGGCCTACGTCGACGACGTCGTCAACGACAAAGTCGATGATCCGGACAGGTTGGCCTATTTCGACGCTCACCTGCGCGCCTGTCACGAGGCAATCTCCCACGGAGTGCCGGTGCGGGGCTACTTCGCATGGTCTTTGATGGATAATTTCGAATGGGCCTGGGGCTATTCGAAGCGCTTCGGCATGATCCACGTCGACTACGACACCCAGCTTCGGATCCCCAAGTCGAGCGCCAGGTGGTACGCCGATGTGATCCGACGTAACGGTCTGGCCGCACAATAG
- a CDS encoding LacI family DNA-binding transcriptional regulator, with protein sequence MTTQRTRSLGRPTLDAVAARAGVGRGTVSRVVNGSPQVSPEARAAVQQAIAELGYVPNRAARALVTQRTDSVALVVSESEERVFGEPFFAGIVRGISSGLLDTPMQLWLAMAQSPAERERVEHHLTNQHVDGVLLLSLHDADPLPTLLEQRGLPSVLGGRPARMLHPDARPAYFVDVDNAGGARLAVEYLLAGGRRRVATIAGPQDMGVGVARLTGYHEAIRHSGPPGGESLVAYGDFSEGSGTAAMRQLLERHPDLDAVFVASDLMACGALRALREAGRRVPDDVAVVGFEDAPIARQSDPPLTTVFQPVEEMGRQMARLLLSRIRHDELQVPYVLLETHMVARDSA encoded by the coding sequence ATGACAACCCAGCGCACCCGGTCACTCGGGCGGCCCACCCTCGACGCGGTCGCCGCGCGTGCCGGGGTCGGGCGGGGCACGGTGTCCCGTGTCGTCAACGGTTCGCCGCAGGTCAGCCCCGAGGCGCGAGCAGCAGTACAGCAGGCGATCGCCGAGTTGGGGTACGTACCGAACCGGGCAGCCCGGGCGCTGGTCACTCAACGGACCGACTCGGTCGCGTTGGTGGTCTCCGAATCCGAGGAGCGGGTCTTCGGTGAACCCTTCTTCGCCGGGATCGTCCGGGGTATCAGCTCCGGGCTGCTCGACACCCCGATGCAGCTCTGGCTGGCCATGGCCCAGTCACCCGCCGAACGGGAGCGGGTCGAGCACCATCTGACCAATCAGCACGTCGACGGCGTACTGCTGCTGTCACTGCACGACGCGGATCCGCTGCCTACCCTGCTCGAACAGCGCGGTCTGCCCAGCGTTCTGGGCGGCCGGCCGGCTCGGATGCTGCATCCGGACGCGCGTCCGGCCTATTTCGTCGACGTCGACAACGCCGGTGGCGCCCGGCTGGCGGTCGAGTACCTGCTGGCCGGCGGCCGGCGGCGGGTCGCCACCATCGCCGGCCCGCAGGACATGGGGGTCGGCGTCGCCCGGTTGACCGGCTACCACGAGGCGATCCGGCACAGCGGCCCGCCGGGTGGCGAATCCCTGGTCGCGTACGGCGACTTCAGCGAGGGCAGCGGCACTGCGGCGATGCGCCAGCTGCTGGAGCGCCATCCCGATCTGGACGCCGTGTTCGTCGCGTCCGACCTGATGGCCTGCGGCGCGCTGCGGGCGTTGCGTGAGGCCGGCCGGCGGGTGCCCGACGACGTGGCGGTTGTCGGATTCGAGGACGCCCCGATCGCCCGGCAGTCCGATCCGCCGTTGACCACCGTCTTTCAGCCGGTGGAGGAGATGGGCCGGCAGATGGCCCGACTGCTGCTGTCCCGGATCCGGCACGATGAGCTGCAGGTCCCGTACGTCCTGCTGGAGACCCACATGGTCGCCCGCGATTCGGCCTGA
- a CDS encoding amino acid-binding protein translates to MLLRVRVTLPDRPGALGQVARTLGVAGADIVQVTVLERLGGRAVDDFTVVWPGAARVDRLLAGLAAIPGVQVDGVWRAIGTPVTGGQDAELLAQVAANPVDGLATLVDAVPGLLAADWAAAAVVPADWAIRSASRPPAGAATAQSAGLAGPAPTPGAESRFDGGQLPDDDFITGLTVPMDEPPTGGEPAVAYASWRAPVPLRLPEVTPLRARPMDGPDGVRYASVPFGRAGLVLIVSRVDGDGLPAAAFHVTEVDRIAQLVRAATVILGDRLDLVTADPVAARR, encoded by the coding sequence ATGTTGCTGAGGGTTCGCGTGACCCTGCCGGACCGGCCCGGCGCACTCGGCCAGGTGGCCCGCACACTCGGCGTCGCAGGCGCCGACATCGTCCAGGTGACCGTGCTGGAGCGGCTGGGTGGTCGGGCGGTGGACGACTTCACCGTGGTGTGGCCGGGTGCCGCCCGGGTCGACCGGCTGCTCGCTGGACTGGCGGCGATTCCCGGCGTTCAGGTCGACGGCGTGTGGCGGGCGATCGGCACTCCGGTGACCGGAGGCCAGGACGCCGAACTGCTCGCCCAGGTCGCCGCCAATCCGGTCGACGGCCTGGCCACGCTGGTCGACGCGGTGCCGGGGCTGCTGGCGGCCGACTGGGCGGCGGCGGCCGTGGTGCCGGCCGACTGGGCGATCCGTAGTGCGTCGCGGCCGCCGGCCGGTGCCGCTACGGCGCAGTCCGCCGGCCTGGCCGGGCCCGCTCCGACGCCCGGTGCGGAGTCGCGGTTCGACGGTGGGCAGCTGCCCGACGACGACTTCATCACCGGCCTGACCGTGCCGATGGACGAGCCACCTACCGGCGGCGAACCGGCCGTCGCCTACGCGAGTTGGCGGGCGCCGGTGCCGCTGCGGCTGCCTGAGGTCACTCCGTTGCGGGCCCGGCCGATGGACGGTCCGGACGGGGTGCGGTACGCCTCGGTGCCGTTCGGTCGGGCCGGCCTGGTGCTGATCGTGTCCCGGGTCGATGGGGACGGTCTGCCGGCAGCCGCGTTTCACGTCACCGAGGTGGACCGGATAGCGCAGCTGGTCCGGGCGGCGACGGTGATCCTGGGCGACCGGTTGGATCTGGTGACCGCCGATCCGGTCGCCGCCAGGCGGTGA
- a CDS encoding GNAT family N-acetyltransferase, protein MALWRIRATVDDRPGYLAVLTASLALRAVNILAVQVHTTEAGAVDDFLVDAPDAMTEKDLVAAVERGRGRDAWAARAEARGLADQPTRALALANRLVRDPEALGDVLRTLLGAGSVTWRPAPASQAAARSTDTMRLPDPAGGCYDVVRREPSFTPAEFARAQALVELAAAVNRRTGDQVTLMMPDGAELQLRPAVSDDLNALHAMVVRCSPESGTPGLVGRPPEVVAARLRRMLEQPRGVLLVAVDPSAAADRIVGAGQLIVEGALGEVGLLVEDGWRRRGVGTALLRRLAGHAGRTGQAALVAHVAADDLGMLRTLARLHRPGPVERDGEMMSVTVPLVDRPVDISAPTPATTT, encoded by the coding sequence ATGGCGCTGTGGCGGATCAGAGCGACGGTCGACGACCGGCCGGGCTACCTGGCCGTGCTGACCGCCAGCCTGGCCTTGCGTGCGGTCAACATCCTCGCCGTGCAGGTGCACACCACCGAGGCCGGGGCGGTCGACGATTTTCTCGTCGACGCGCCCGACGCGATGACCGAAAAGGATCTCGTCGCCGCCGTGGAGCGTGGCCGGGGCCGGGACGCCTGGGCCGCCCGCGCCGAGGCCCGGGGCCTGGCCGACCAGCCCACCCGGGCGCTCGCCCTGGCCAACCGGCTGGTCCGCGATCCGGAGGCGCTCGGTGACGTGCTGCGTACCCTGCTCGGTGCCGGCTCGGTGACCTGGCGGCCGGCGCCAGCTTCGCAGGCGGCTGCCCGGTCGACGGACACGATGCGGCTGCCGGATCCGGCGGGCGGCTGCTACGACGTCGTCCGGCGGGAGCCGAGCTTCACTCCGGCCGAGTTCGCCCGAGCTCAGGCCCTGGTCGAGCTGGCGGCGGCGGTCAACCGGCGGACCGGCGATCAGGTGACGCTGATGATGCCGGACGGTGCCGAGCTGCAGCTGCGGCCGGCGGTCTCCGACGATCTCAACGCGCTGCACGCGATGGTGGTCCGGTGCTCGCCGGAGAGCGGCACGCCCGGTCTGGTCGGCCGACCGCCCGAGGTCGTCGCCGCCCGGCTGCGGCGGATGCTGGAACAGCCCCGGGGGGTGCTGCTGGTCGCGGTCGACCCCAGCGCGGCGGCGGACCGGATCGTCGGCGCCGGGCAACTGATCGTCGAGGGTGCCCTCGGCGAGGTCGGACTGCTGGTCGAGGATGGGTGGCGCCGGCGTGGAGTCGGCACGGCGCTGCTGCGCCGACTGGCCGGCCACGCCGGTCGGACCGGGCAGGCGGCGTTGGTGGCACACGTCGCCGCCGACGATCTCGGCATGCTGCGTACCCTGGCCCGGCTGCACCGGCCGGGTCCGGTCGAGCGCGACGGGGAAATGATGAGCGTCACGGTGCCGTTGGTCGATCGGCCGGTCGACATCTCGGCACCGACTCCCGCCACCACGACCTAG
- a CDS encoding glycoside hydrolase family 9 protein: MAILLTAVAATAAVPRPGAAAAPPFNYGEALQKSLLFYEAQQSGPLPQWNRVSWRADSALDDGADVGLDLTGGWYDAGDHVKFGFPMAFTTTMLAWGAVEYRVGYANSGQLPHLLNNLRFVNDYFIKAHPSPNVLYGQVGKGDDDHKWWGPAEVMPMARPAYRIDATCGGSDLAAETAAAMAASSMVFRPTDPAYADTLVSHARQLYTFADTVRRAYHECITDATSFYRSWSGYQDELVWGAIWLHRATGEASYLAKAEAEYDDLGTEPQTDTRAYKWTLAWDNKQFGAYVLLANLTGKQKYVDDANRWLDYWTVGVNGEKVRTSPGGMAVLDTWGALRYAANTAFAALVYSDSITDPTRRTRYHDFAVRQIDYALGDNPRNSSYVIGFGANSPRNPHHRTAHGSWWDSMQVPEETRHVLYGALVGGPSAPDDAYTDRRDDYVMNEVATDYNAGFTSALVRLHQEYGGTPLPDFPQPETPDIDEISIETTVMQNETRSTGVKVMIYNKSAFPARALTAATFRYYFVRDGAGALQVSSPYSQGCPKPTEARQHSGDLWYVEVDCSGHTIAPAGQSAHRMEVQLKIGVAEGGTWNPANDPSYQAAAGPNRAVPLYEAGTLIWGQEPDGPPPSPTPTPSVSPTPTPTPSPSVSPTPSPSVSPTPTPTPPPTGSPSPTPTGGPPVLGCRVDYTTNDWSTGFTGSVTITNTGASTIDGWMLRFAFPGSQQVTQGWSATWSQSGNQVSAGNAAWNGSLAPGTSTSIGFNGTHSGSNPRPTSFTVNGLACTAG, from the coding sequence ATGGCCATCCTGCTCACCGCCGTAGCCGCGACAGCCGCAGTCCCGCGACCCGGTGCCGCAGCGGCGCCACCGTTCAACTACGGGGAGGCGCTGCAGAAGTCACTGCTGTTCTACGAGGCGCAGCAGTCCGGCCCGCTGCCGCAGTGGAACCGGGTCTCCTGGCGGGCGGACTCGGCACTCGACGACGGGGCGGACGTCGGCCTCGACCTCACCGGCGGCTGGTACGACGCCGGGGACCACGTCAAGTTCGGATTCCCGATGGCCTTCACCACCACCATGCTCGCCTGGGGCGCGGTCGAATACCGGGTCGGCTACGCCAACTCCGGGCAGCTGCCGCACCTGCTGAACAACCTGCGGTTCGTCAACGACTACTTCATCAAGGCGCATCCGTCGCCCAACGTGCTCTACGGCCAGGTCGGCAAGGGCGACGACGACCACAAGTGGTGGGGACCGGCCGAGGTGATGCCGATGGCGCGTCCGGCGTACCGCATCGACGCGACCTGCGGTGGCTCGGATCTGGCGGCGGAGACGGCGGCCGCGATGGCCGCGTCGTCGATGGTCTTCCGGCCGACCGATCCGGCGTACGCCGACACCCTGGTCAGCCACGCCCGGCAGCTCTATACCTTCGCCGATACCGTGCGCAGGGCGTACCACGAGTGCATCACCGACGCGACCAGCTTCTACCGGTCGTGGAGCGGATACCAGGACGAACTGGTGTGGGGCGCCATCTGGCTGCACCGGGCCACCGGGGAGGCGTCCTACCTGGCCAAGGCCGAAGCCGAGTACGACGACCTGGGCACCGAGCCGCAGACCGACACCCGGGCCTACAAGTGGACCCTCGCCTGGGACAACAAGCAGTTCGGCGCGTACGTGCTGCTGGCCAACCTGACCGGCAAGCAGAAGTACGTCGACGATGCCAACCGGTGGCTGGACTACTGGACCGTCGGCGTCAACGGAGAAAAGGTGCGTACCTCACCGGGCGGGATGGCGGTCCTCGACACCTGGGGGGCGCTGCGCTACGCCGCGAACACCGCCTTCGCCGCGCTCGTCTACAGCGACAGCATCACCGACCCGACCCGCCGGACCCGCTACCACGACTTCGCCGTGCGGCAGATCGACTACGCGCTCGGCGACAATCCGCGCAACTCCAGCTACGTCATCGGGTTCGGGGCGAACTCGCCGCGTAACCCACACCACCGCACCGCGCACGGCTCCTGGTGGGACAGCATGCAGGTGCCCGAGGAGACCCGGCACGTGCTGTACGGGGCGCTGGTCGGCGGTCCGTCCGCGCCGGACGACGCGTACACCGACCGCCGCGACGACTACGTGATGAACGAAGTCGCCACCGACTACAACGCCGGCTTCACCTCCGCGCTGGTCCGGCTGCATCAGGAGTACGGCGGTACGCCGCTGCCCGACTTCCCGCAACCGGAGACGCCGGACATCGACGAGATCTCCATCGAGACGACCGTCATGCAGAACGAGACCCGGTCGACCGGGGTCAAGGTGATGATCTACAACAAGTCGGCCTTCCCCGCCCGGGCGTTGACCGCCGCGACGTTCCGGTACTACTTCGTCCGCGACGGTGCAGGTGCGCTGCAGGTGAGCAGCCCGTACAGCCAGGGGTGTCCGAAACCCACCGAGGCCCGGCAGCATTCGGGCGACCTGTGGTACGTCGAGGTCGACTGCTCCGGCCACACGATCGCGCCGGCCGGTCAGTCGGCGCACCGGATGGAGGTGCAGTTGAAGATCGGGGTTGCTGAGGGCGGCACCTGGAATCCGGCGAATGACCCGTCCTACCAGGCGGCCGCCGGGCCGAACCGAGCGGTCCCGCTCTACGAGGCGGGCACCCTCATCTGGGGACAGGAGCCGGATGGCCCACCACCGTCGCCCACCCCCACGCCGTCGGTCTCGCCCACCCCCACCCCGACCCCGTCGCCGTCGGTCTCGCCCACCCCATCGCCGTCAGTCTCCCCGACACCGACTCCGACCCCGCCCCCGACTGGGTCACCGTCGCCGACTCCGACCGGCGGCCCGCCGGTGCTGGGCTGCCGGGTCGACTACACCACCAACGACTGGTCCACCGGGTTCACCGGATCGGTGACGATCACCAACACCGGTGCGTCGACGATCGACGGGTGGATGCTGCGGTTCGCGTTCCCGGGCAGCCAGCAGGTGACCCAGGGCTGGTCGGCTACCTGGTCGCAGAGTGGCAACCAGGTCAGCGCCGGCAACGCGGCCTGGAACGGCAGCCTGGCGCCCGGCACGAGCACCAGCATCGGCTTCAACGGCACCCACTCCGGCAGCAACCCCCGGCCGACCTCGTTCACGGTGAACGGCCTGGCCTGCACGGCCGGTTGA
- a CDS encoding lysozyme — translation MATTVNAHPPTRTGNATGRRGTARRMMATGLTLILTTAALVAGTAAPAQAATTPGIDVSHWQGSISWTSVRNSGVEFAYIKATEGTSYKDPRFNTNYVAAYNAGVLRGAYHFALPDRSSGSVQANYLASNGGAWSADSRTLPAALDIEHNPYGAMCYGLSQSAMRSWISSFLDTYRSRTGRYAVIYTTTSWWSSCTGNWTGPWSNHPLWLARWASSPGTLPAGAPYWSFWQYTASGSVPGVSGAVDRNHWNGTRARLVALANNG, via the coding sequence ATGGCAACGACCGTCAACGCGCACCCGCCCACCCGTACCGGCAACGCCACCGGCCGCCGCGGCACCGCCCGCCGGATGATGGCCACCGGTCTGACGCTGATCCTGACCACCGCAGCGCTGGTCGCCGGCACCGCAGCACCGGCGCAGGCGGCCACCACCCCGGGCATCGACGTCTCACACTGGCAGGGCTCGATCAGCTGGACCAGCGTGCGCAACAGCGGCGTCGAGTTCGCCTACATCAAGGCCACCGAGGGCACCAGCTACAAGGATCCCCGGTTCAACACCAACTACGTCGCCGCGTACAACGCCGGTGTGCTCCGGGGGGCGTACCATTTCGCGCTGCCGGACCGGTCCTCCGGCTCGGTCCAGGCCAACTACCTGGCCAGCAACGGCGGCGCCTGGTCGGCGGACAGCCGGACCCTGCCGGCCGCGCTGGACATCGAGCACAACCCGTACGGCGCGATGTGTTACGGGCTGAGCCAGTCGGCGATGCGTAGCTGGATCAGCAGCTTCCTCGACACCTACCGGTCCCGCACCGGGCGGTACGCCGTCATCTACACCACCACCAGCTGGTGGAGCAGCTGCACCGGCAACTGGACCGGGCCGTGGAGCAACCACCCGTTGTGGCTGGCCCGGTGGGCGAGCAGCCCTGGCACCCTGCCGGCCGGGGCACCGTACTGGTCGTTCTGGCAGTACACGGCCAGTGGCAGCGTCCCCGGCGTCTCCGGCGCGGTCGACCGTAACCACTGGAACGGCACCCGCGCCCGGCTGGTGGCGCTGGCCAACAACGGCTGA
- a CDS encoding S8 family peptidase, translated as MLALVSWPAAAQAAGPLGEIRRAGGTTAIPDSYIVVLDDEAATAPTTRRLADRYGATVQHVFDTAIEGFTARMSATAARRLAAHPAVAYVEQDHTVTPLTAGVQLNPPSWGLDRIDQRNLPLDNRYAYPTTAPNVHAYVIDTGIHRTHSDFSGRVSTGFDVIDGGPADDCNGHGTHVAGTIGGRVYGAAKAVQLVPVRVLSCSGSGSISGVIAGIDWVTANAIKPAVANMSIGGGASTTLDAAVVTSIRSGVTYAVAAGGSNTSACNTSPARVPEALTVAGTTITDARMSSASYGPCLDLFAPGMSITSTWHTDNSAVRTLSGSSMATAHVTGCAALVAARNPSWSAAQVGNYLIRNATTGVVTGPGAGSPNRLVYCAG; from the coding sequence CTGCTGGCGCTGGTCAGTTGGCCGGCAGCGGCCCAGGCCGCCGGACCGCTCGGCGAGATCCGCCGGGCCGGTGGCACCACCGCCATCCCGGACAGCTACATCGTGGTGCTGGACGACGAGGCTGCCACCGCGCCGACGACCCGGCGGCTCGCCGACCGGTACGGCGCCACCGTGCAGCATGTGTTCGACACCGCTATCGAGGGCTTCACCGCCCGGATGAGCGCCACCGCCGCCCGCAGGCTGGCTGCCCACCCGGCCGTCGCCTACGTCGAACAGGACCACACCGTCACGCCGTTGACCGCCGGTGTACAGCTGAACCCGCCGTCCTGGGGACTGGACCGGATCGACCAGCGCAACCTGCCGCTGGACAACCGCTACGCCTACCCCACCACCGCGCCCAACGTCCACGCCTACGTCATCGACACCGGAATCCACCGCACGCACAGCGACTTCTCCGGCCGGGTCAGCACCGGCTTCGACGTGATCGACGGTGGCCCGGCCGACGACTGCAACGGCCACGGCACCCACGTCGCGGGAACGATCGGCGGCAGAGTGTACGGCGCCGCGAAGGCGGTCCAACTGGTGCCGGTACGGGTACTCAGCTGCAGCGGCTCGGGGTCGATCTCCGGGGTGATCGCCGGAATCGACTGGGTGACCGCCAACGCGATCAAGCCCGCCGTCGCCAACATGTCGATCGGCGGCGGTGCCAGCACCACGCTGGACGCTGCGGTCGTCACCTCGATCCGGTCCGGCGTCACCTACGCGGTGGCCGCCGGCGGCTCCAACACCAGTGCCTGCAACACCTCACCGGCCCGGGTGCCGGAGGCACTGACCGTCGCCGGCACGACGATCACCGACGCCAGGATGAGTTCGGCGAGCTACGGCCCCTGCCTGGACCTGTTCGCGCCCGGGATGAGCATCACCTCGACCTGGCACACCGACAACTCCGCGGTCCGGACACTCAGCGGCAGCTCGATGGCGACCGCCCACGTCACCGGCTGCGCGGCACTGGTCGCCGCCAGAAACCCGTCGTGGAGTGCGGCGCAGGTCGGTAACTACCTGATCCGCAACGCCACCACCGGCGTCGTCACCGGCCCCGGGGCGGGCAGCCCGAACCGTCTCGTCTACTGCGCCGGCTGA